The genomic segment GCGGGCGGTTCGGGATAGGCGAGAGCGTGGTCGGCGTCGCGCCCGGAGGTGCTGCTCATGGAGGTCCTCCAGGTGGAGGTCAGGAGTGGTCGCCTTGGCCCTTGGACTTGGGCTTCGGCGTGAGGTCGGAGGCGAACCGCCCGCGGCGGGCCTCAACGGGGTTGGCGGTGATCCAGTCCTCAGCGCACGCCTTGTGTACGGGCTCGCCAGAGTGGGAGCGCATGGGCGTGGGCTGGCCGCACAGCGTGCAGGGGAGGTCCTGCCAGCGGTCGAAGTGCTGGCCGTCGCGCCAGACGAGGAGTTCACCGGGAGCCGGAATCAGGCCCGGCTCGAACGGCGGCTTCTGCTTCGTGCGTCCCCTGCGGGTCACGGCCGGAAGGCGGGCAGCTGCTGGAACACCCGGCCCAGCAGGTCCTCGGTCGGCTTCCAGGGCCCGAGCCGCCCGGCGGCCGGGACCGGCAGAGGCAGCTCCTGGACGTCCTTGAGGACCAGGTGCCAGGTGCCGGCCTGCGCCCACGGCGTGCAGGGCGGGGAGCCCTCGGAGTCCTGGTGGCAGTCGACCAGGCGGGCCACGCCGATCACGGCTCCGGTGGGCAGCTCCCGGCCGCGGATCGTGCGGGCGATCAGCGGGACGTGCAAGGCGGGCCGGTCGATCCGCTGGCCCGCGTGCAGGAGCATCCACCCGCGCCAAAACCAGGCCCGGGGACGGTTCTCGATGCCCTTGTCGCCGGTGAGGATGCAGGTGGCGTGCGGCTGCTGGACGCTGATGCCGCGGATCCAGTCGCCTTCGGGGAGGGGCATGGTGCTCATGCGGCTCGCCCCCATACGGCCGTTCCCGGGCGCCCGGCGCGGCGGCCGTTGATGGACGGCACCGTGGTGTGCGCGGGCGAGGCGACGGCCGCGCGCCCCGAGTGCTTGCCGTCGTACAGGGCCGCGTCGGCGGCCCGCTGCAGCACGGTCAGATCGCGGGAGCCGACCGCGTGCGGGGCCGCGGCGCCGACCGAGGCGGCGACGTCGACGGTGCGGCCGTCGTCCAGGACGACCGGGGTGTGCAGCATGCGGACCAGCTGCGCAAGGCGCTGTTCCAGGCGCGCGGCGGGCAGCGCCAGGACGACGGCGAACTCATCGCCTCCGAGGCGGCCAACGGCGGCGCGCGGGCCCGCCCACGCGGTGAGCCGGGCGGCGGTCGCCGCGAGGACGGCGTCTCCGGCCGGGTGGCCCATCGTGTCGTTCACGGCCTTGAAATGGTCCTGGTCGACGATGACCACCGCGGTGTCGTCGCCGTGGCGGGCCAGGAGCCGGCGGGCGCGGGCGGTGTAGGAGTCGCGGCGCAGGAGGCCGGTCAGCGGGTCGCGGCGGGTGGCGGCGAGCCGCTTGTGCAGTGCGACAGCGTGCACGGTCCAGCCGGTCAACGGCAGGGCGGCCGCGGTGATCAGAAGGGCGCGCGGCCCGATCCGAACCTGCGCGCGGAGGACGGAGTCCATACTGAGGATCTCCCTCTCGTCTCGTACGGGATGGGATGGGCCCGGGACAGCCGCACTGCTTGGCGGCTACGACGGCTGTCCCGGGGCGGATCTACAGTTCGCAATCGCCGGCACGGCCCCAGCTGTACGGGTCGTGCCAGCGGCCGGCGGTCGCGGCCTTCCAGTCGAGCTCCCAACCCGGCCGGTAGCCGCGGGCGCCCCAGCCGTCCGGCCGCACGCGAGGGATCTCACCTCCGGTCGCGGCCGCGGCGCGAGCCGCGTTGTACGCCTCATGAGCGGCCCGGACGGCGGCGCGGCGGCTGCCGGCCCGGCCGGTGAAGACGTGCACACCGCGCAAGCCGGTGGTGCTTCTTATCGGGACGTCGACCTCGTAGAGGGGCAGGGGCATGACGTCCATCTCCTCTCCTGCTCGGGTGGGTTGAGGGGCCACTGCGACCGCCCCGGCCCCGGCGGGTGCGGGACCGGGGCGGCACAGAGTGCGCTCAACTCAGGTCAGCTGGCCGTCCTGGCGGTGCGGTTCACGTGCGGACCGCGTCGGCGTACTGCTCCTGCAGATCGGCACGGCCCTCGAGGGCGTCTTCCTGGTCGTCGTCCTCGGGCGGGCCGTGGACGGTGCAGCGCACGTCCGGGTCGTTCATCAGCTCACCGGTGAGGGCGCGCAGGAGATCGGTGACGTTGTAGACCGGCGCCCACGCCCGGCCCTCGCATGCGTCGTCGGCCGGGCAGCCCACCAGGGCCTCGAAGCCGATGTCGCCCGCGCCGTCGACGTCGTTGCGCTGAGCCAGGATGATGCGGTCCGCTCCGAGCCGGAGCTCCGCGACGCGGTCGCCGTCGGCGAGCTGCGAGTTGTCGCGCCAACGCCACATCGGCAGGACTTCGGGGCCGAAGTAGCGGCGGACCAGGAGCAGGTCACCCAAGCCCGCGCCGCCGTCCCAGCCGAGGTCCGCGCGCCGGGCGTCGCTGACGCGTTGCAGCAGTGCCTGAAGGCGGTGGCTGTGCTCCGCGACGACGACGTGGTCGAAGCCCTCGCCGGGCAGGCCGGAGAACGCGTCGACCACGGCAGCGTGCTGAGCGCGGACAACCGGCTCGGGCACGCGCCGGTTCGCGGGCCGGTTGTCCTGACGTTCGACGCACACGGAGGCCGGGGTGGGGATGACCAGCGCGACCGTGGGCACGCTGTGGCGGCGGGCGGTGGCGATCAGGTTGGCGCGTACGGTCTGCTCGCAGTTCGTCGCGTCGACCACCGTCATCTTCCGGCGGGCGAGCCGGGCCTCCAGGACAGCCTGGAGCGCGAACACCGCGTCGCCGGTCGCCTCCTGGCAGCCCGCGTCATCGCTGACCAGGGCCCGGAACCTGTCGAGTTCGAGGACCTGGCTGTCGGGCCAGGTACTGGCCCATGTCGACTTGCCTGACCCGGCCGCGCCCATCAGGCAGACCAGCGACGGGTCGGGGATCGTCGTGTCGACGGGCAGTGTGTTGTCCAAACGGAAGGGCTTCATGCGGCTTCTCCCTGCGGGTCGAGAGCACGGGTGGCGTAGTAGGTGTGCAGGCCCGCGCTGTCGGTGATGAGCGCGGCGGCTTCGTGCAGCGGGCCCGACATCTCGCCGTCGTGGTCGGGCTCGATCCGTTCGGCGGCCTGCCCGGCGACGGTGAGCAGCTGCGCGAGGGAGCCGAAGACGCCGTCCTGGCGGTGGTCTTCGTGGTGGAGCTCGCGCAGGATCTGAGCGAGCTCCTGGGCACCGACCTCGCCCTGTAGTTCGTCCTCAATCTGCTGAAGGGCGAGCTGGACGATCCCGGCGGAGGCTCGAACACGGTCGATGCGCGTGCGGGGCGTGGGCACCGCGGCCGCCGTCACAGCGCAGTGCCGGCGACGGCGAGCGCGAGAAGAGCCAAAGCGGTGAGGCTGAGGTCGACCGCCCGGCGCAGGTGGATGAACTTGCGGACCGCGAGCGTGGACAGGACCCGGATGCGGGCGGCGCGGGCGTCGCCCTGCATGCAGTCGCGGATCGCGTCCTCGTCGAGCTGCGCCCAGTACGGGAAGGACGCCCGGTCGTCCCCCCGGAGCCGGGGCCGGACCACCAGGAGCAGCAGCACGGCGGCCGCCCCCAGGGTCATGACGGCCGCCGTACCGAACACCCTGGTCGCCAGGGGCAGATCCTGGTCGGCGACGGACGCGAGTCCGGCGAGGACGGCGCCGTTGAAGGCGAGCAGTAAGGACGACTTGCCGTCCGTGCGGCTGATCTCGTTGGTGACAGCGGCACAGGCGGCATCCATGTTCTTGCCGATGCCAGGAGCGGGGACCGTGGAGGTCATGGACGGTGCTTCTCCTTGTCGTTGCCCGGGCGGGCCGCGCGGCCCACCCGGGATGTAGGTCAGAACGCTGGATCGCCCGGTCGCGGGCGACAGCAGGAGCCAGAGAGGGATCAGAACGGCGGCTCGTCCGGCCAAGGCGGGATGGGCAGAAGCCGGATGCACAGCTCCCGTCGGTTGGACCAGCAGCCGCAGGCCTCCATCTCGGGGTTCGCGCCGGTGACCCACCAACCGCCGTCGCCGTGACACCGCGGGCAGGAGCGGCGGGCGACGGGGGTGAGGCGGATCCGGTGGCGGTCGGCGTAGAGCTCGAGGTGACTGGCCTTGAGCACGGCGGCGGCCGTCGCCGCGGCGAGCGGGACAACGGCAGCGAGCAGCAGGGTGGTTCGAGCGCGCACTCCGGTCAGCCCCGGCGCGGCGGGGCGCCGGGCGAACAGACTGATGAGCATCGGTGACTTCTCCTTCGGGAGGGTCGTTGATCAGGCGGCCAGCCGGTGGGTCACCGGGGTCGTGGAAGCGAAGTAGGTGCCGGGGCTGGGCTCGTAGCCCCGGGCGCAGGGGTCGCAGCAGCCCTGGGCACGCAGCGGGAGGCAGAAGTAGTAGCGGCGCTGGCACCGGGGGCAGGTCTGCCTCGCGGCCATCGCCCGGTCCAGCGCCCATTCCTGCGCAAGCGTCGGCACCCGTTTGGGCCGGGCGAGTTCCACGCTGTAGAGCCATGCCCGGGTGGGATGGGTACACGCCTGGCCGGGCCGATAGGAGCACGCCTTGCAGCGCAGGACTGCGACCGGGCCGTGCCCGCCGGGGCTCAGCCCTCGCTCGCGTAACTGCCGCCGGGTGACCAGGCCCTCGGGACCAGCGCGCCGGTCGAACTCCGGCAGCAGCGCGTCGCTGCGCGGCACCTTCGTGATTTCGCGGCGGCTCTTCTTCCTCGGGCGCGGCATCACCTGCTCCAGGCGCCGGGCAGCCGGTCGGGGCGGTGCGGGTAGCGGGGGCCGGGACGCTGCGGGCGCGGCCGGCCGATCCGGCGGCGCGGGCGGGGGATGAGCACGGTGTGTCCTCCAAGGGTTGAGGGCGGGCAGTGCTGCGCCCCGCCGGCGGAAGGTCCGTCGGCGGGGCGCTGGGGTGAGGGCAGGCGGCCGGTCGGCCTGTCCGGTCCTCGTCCATCGGCTGGGGATGGGCGAGGGCCAGGCGGAGCGACCGGGGTCAGCGCTGGAGCTGGCCGGAGTCGGTCAGCGGATCTCGTTGCGGGTACGGGCGAAGAACGCTCCCCGTATGGTGCTGTGGTTGTGGATCTCGGTGTGGTGGGTGACCGGGCCCTCGTAGAGGTGCTTGGTGACGGCGGAGCGCGCCTTGCTGATCGCGCCGCCGATGGCGGTGGCGGCCATGGCCAGGCCGGCGAACGGCAGGGTGACCATCAGGACGCTGTTCAACGTGACGGAGGCCAGGCCGTGGAGCACCAGCCAGGCACCGCAGCCGATGCCGGTGATCCCGGCGCCCACGCCGATGGAGGCAACCGCGATGCCGGCCGCCCAGGCCGGGACGATCCGCTGGTCGTCCTGTTCCACGGGCGGAGTGGCTCCGAAGGCCGGCGGCTCGGTGTCGTCGCGGAACGAGGTGGGGTGGTGGCGTACGGGCTGGCCCGCCCACTCGTCGAGCAGGCGGCGGGCTTCGGCCGCGGCCTCGGATTCGGGCATGCCGGACTGGGTGGTGTTCAGGGGGTCCATCGTCTTCTCCGATCACGCGGGAAAGGGGGGCGCGCCCCTTCCTGGCCGTGGTGGCCGGGAGGGGGCGTTGAGGGAGTGGCCGCGCGCAACGGCCAAGGGCACCGCCGCAGTCGTGTCCGGCGGTGCCGTTCGGCGTTGCGCGGCAGGTGAGTTGGGGCTGAGGCGTGGGTAGTCACCGCACCGGCGTCCCGGGCATCCTCGATCCGACAGGCGTGGGGAAGGGGATCGGGTGGAGTTCGTCTTCGAGTGCGGGTGGTGCGGCGGGGACAACTTCTTCGTCGGCAAGCAGGTCGGCTTCTGGGTCGACAAGTGGGAGGTCCCCGCGGAGTGGGACTGCCGCTTCTGCGACGAGCTCAACTACACGCCCGACCCGCCGTGGACCGAGGCGTAGTCAGAAACTGGAGATCAGTCCGGCGAGTGAGGCGAGGCCGCTGTTGATGGTCGGGGCCAGGCCGGCAGCGGTCGGGCGGTCCGGCCCCGTGATGGATGGATGGGTGGGTGTGATCAGGCGTCAGTGAGGCTCTTGATGGCCTCCAGCGCCTGGCGGGGAGAGGCGACCTGCTCGGATCGGCGACCATCGCCCTTGGAGTCGCGCCTGCCTCCGCCGCTGCGCCGGCGGGGACGGTCCTCGTCCTCGTCCTCGTCGGGCTCGGGCCAGAACTCGCCGGGCCGCACGGGCTCGTTCCAGTCGAACCACAGGCCGCGCTTCTCCAGCTCGCTGATCTCGTGGTCGGTGAGCCGGTTGACCTCGTCGGGGAACAGCTCGGAGAGGTCGGTGTCGAAGTCCGCGTACAGCGACCGCATGAGCACGGCGCGGCCGTTGTCGAGGACGATGACCGCGACGCCGCCCGTGGAGACGCCGTTCTCCGGGTCGGCCTCGCCGCGCATGGCCCGCTCGATCGCGGAACCCTCGCTGCGGGAGTAGCGGGCCGGGATGGTCGGCACGTCGTAGGCGTTCTCCATGGTGCCTTCCACAGCCTTGCGGGTGGCGCCGGGCGAACCCATGTTGAAGATGACGGGCCGGCTGTTCTGCCGCAGGTTGTCCTTCATCTCGGTGGAGAACCCGTTGTGCGCGAAGGGGGACTGGCCGGCCGGGTTGAAGCCGATGCCGTACTTGAGCCCGGTGACCGTGAGGTCCTCGCCGTCCTTCTGGATGAACTCGCCGAAGTCCGCGTCTTGCGCCGCGGTCATGAACTCATCCCCGTACACGTTCAGCTGCCGGTACGGGCAGCGGGAGTCGCCCGGCTTGTAGTCGTGCGGCTGGCCGTCGTGCGGCCAGGGCATATCGGCGCGGATCTCGCACAGTGCCTTCGCCGCCCGCAGTGAACGGGCCATCCACAGCGCGTTCGAGCCCTGCCGGTCGATGTACTTCCCGAGCACGGTGGTCTTCTCGTCCTTGCGGACGGTGGACAGCCACACCACGTGTCCGTCCAGGGACTGGGCGGCCATGTGGATCGCGAAGAACTGCGTCTTGCCCGACCGGCTGACCCCGAGGGTGAGGCCGTGGGCCGGGGCGTTCTTGTCGTGCTGGTACACCATGGTCTTCACCGGCTGGCCGGTGATGGTGTACCCGCACACGTACATGCCCTTGGTGTCCGGGGTGAGCAGGTCTCGGGTGGCGGGGAAGATCTGTGACAGCGGCGGCTTGTCGAACGCGCTGATCAGGAACTCCGAGCCGTCGATGAGGACGAACACGCAGGAGTCGTCCTCGGGCAGGCCCAGGCCACGGCAGACCTTGGCCAGGTCGATGCGCGGGGTCTCGGTGGAGTCGGCCATCTTCGCCCGGTAGAACGTCACACCGCGTTCGTGGTCGCGGGTCTTGTGGACCAGCGTGGAGCCGGGCGCGCCGCCCCTGGGGCCGCCGACGCGGTCGGCCCAGCGCTCGGCGTCGGTGGGAGCCTCGCGGCGGCGGGCGTTGGCGTCGGGGGTGATGTGGGCTTCCAGCCAGCCGGGGCCGCCCTGCCGTCCGGGCTGGACGGCGACCAGGGAGAACGACACGTCCGTTTCGTGGACGCCGAACGCGGCGGCGACGTCGGCCTCCGACAGGCCGCCGATGGGCCGTCCGGTCTCCAGCGCGCGCAGCAGGATGGTGAGGTCGTTGCGCATCGCGGGGTGCCGTGTGGCGCTGACGATGTGGGTGCGGGCGGGCATCCCGGCGCGTTCCCACAGCTTCCGGGCCTGGCAGGTGAGCGGGGCGGCGTCGTCCGGCCGCGTCGGGGCCGGTGCGGGAGTGGGCTGCAGTTGCGGGGTGGGGACGGCGAGAGCGGGGCGGTGGTGGCGGCGGGCGTGCCGGGAGAACGGCAGGATCAGGGAGCCGGCTGCCGCCCATCCTGCGGCGAGGAGGGCGTCCAGCGCCCACGGGCCCCAGCCGGTGGTGTAGGTGGCGGCGACATCGACCGCGGCCGCGAAGACGAGGGGGGACCAGCGCAGGATTTTGCGTCCGGCGCCGGTCTCCTCGCTTCTGGCGGCCAGGATCCAGCCGCCGATTCCGGCAACACCGGCCAGCTGCACGACCTGGTTGACGGGGCTGTCGGGGCAGAGGTTCGGGGCCACGGCCAGAGCAGGTGCGGTCAGGGTGTAGGCCAGGCGTTCGAGGACGACACTGCGCGGCGTGGACACGGGGGCTTGCTCCTTCGGGAACGGAAGCGGGCGGCCCCGCAGGTGCGGGGCCGCCCGAAGGGGGATGAGGAGGTCAGCTGGTGAGGAAGCCCGGCTTCGGGGTCCTCTCGGAGCGGTTGGAACGGATGTCGTCCAGCGCGCCGTACCGCTGTGCGTGGGTGCGCCTGGCCTGGTGGGTGAGGTCGGCGGTTTCCTGCGCGGTGTCGTGGAGCGTGCGGAGCTGGGTGGCGGCGCCGGTCAGGGCGGCGGCCACGTGGTGGGTCAGGTCCACGAACTTCCTGTCGAGCTCGGCGCGGTCGATGTCCTCAGCGACGCCCTCGGTGCGGTCGGCGTTGGCCCGCATGTCGCGGCGCAGATACTCGAGGTCGACTGCGGCATTGGTCATGGCCGTGCTGAGCATCTTCAGCTTGGCCTGGACGGCCTTGTAGCGGTTGTCGGCGTCGGCCGGCGCGGGTGCCGCGCTGCCGTCGCGAGGTGCGAGGTCGCTCATGAGCGGCTTCTTTCGGGGCTAGTCGTGGTGGGCGGCGGCCGACGCGTGGGTCAGGCCGGCTTCTTCCTTGGCGGCCATGTCCTGGCCGTAGACGCGGGCGACTTCGGCGGCCGCGA from the Streptomyces xinghaiensis S187 genome contains:
- a CDS encoding GGDEF domain-containing protein, whose translation is MDSVLRAQVRIGPRALLITAAALPLTGWTVHAVALHKRLAATRRDPLTGLLRRDSYTARARRLLARHGDDTAVVIVDQDHFKAVNDTMGHPAGDAVLAATAARLTAWAGPRAAVGRLGGDEFAVVLALPAARLEQRLAQLVRMLHTPVVLDDGRTVDVAASVGAAAPHAVGSRDLTVLQRAADAALYDGKHSGRAAVASPAHTTVPSINGRRAGRPGTAVWGRAA
- a CDS encoding AAA family ATPase; the protein is MKPFRLDNTLPVDTTIPDPSLVCLMGAAGSGKSTWASTWPDSQVLELDRFRALVSDDAGCQEATGDAVFALQAVLEARLARRKMTVVDATNCEQTVRANLIATARRHSVPTVALVIPTPASVCVERQDNRPANRRVPEPVVRAQHAAVVDAFSGLPGEGFDHVVVAEHSHRLQALLQRVSDARRADLGWDGGAGLGDLLLVRRYFGPEVLPMWRWRDNSQLADGDRVAELRLGADRIILAQRNDVDGAGDIGFEALVGCPADDACEGRAWAPVYNVTDLLRALTGELMNDPDVRCTVHGPPEDDDQEDALEGRADLQEQYADAVRT
- a CDS encoding RRQRL motif-containing zinc-binding protein yields the protein MPRPRKKSRREITKVPRSDALLPEFDRRAGPEGLVTRRQLRERGLSPGGHGPVAVLRCKACSYRPGQACTHPTRAWLYSVELARPKRVPTLAQEWALDRAMAARQTCPRCQRRYYFCLPLRAQGCCDPCARGYEPSPGTYFASTTPVTHRLAA
- a CDS encoding Pycsar system effector family protein — encoded protein: MTSTVPAPGIGKNMDAACAAVTNEISRTDGKSSLLLAFNGAVLAGLASVADQDLPLATRVFGTAAVMTLGAAAVLLLLVVRPRLRGDDRASFPYWAQLDEDAIRDCMQGDARAARIRVLSTLAVRKFIHLRRAVDLSLTALALLALAVAGTAL